A region from the Candidatus Krumholzibacteriia bacterium genome encodes:
- a CDS encoding PP2C family protein-serine/threonine phosphatase has translation MTEHTSAVRHKTFYRELEAILRQIDEEQGLESMLTTILSRIGDQVLGAETGISSGRLYRRDHGDYVIVRSFGARGRALLGERVPSSYPIVTELSHERVTYTFPDDERFDHDIEGRLGVQTSAAFALDPDREYIAAFGVDEGADVNEVMLTLNTLRYAIAHRLKELSLEGQIREAKDIQLSLLPRTAPPFEGYELAGLSEPAETVGGDIYDFLPVGGHLMGVALGDASGHGLPAALQARDVVTGLRMGVEKDLKVASVIQRLNRVIHRSGLTSRFVSLLYGELEPSGNFVYVNAGHDPGLLLRTDGRTEQLRSTGIVMGPLADAEYRRELVHMDPGDVLLLYTDGIVERTRPADDEEFGLERFEQVTRRALAGGAPLSEIPGEILAELRSFGEGQPWSDDVTLVLIRRNA, from the coding sequence GTGACCGAACACACCTCTGCGGTCCGTCACAAGACCTTCTACCGCGAGCTCGAGGCCATCCTGCGTCAGATCGACGAGGAGCAGGGACTCGAGTCCATGCTCACCACCATCCTGTCGCGGATCGGCGACCAGGTGCTGGGTGCGGAGACGGGGATCTCGTCGGGCCGTCTGTACCGACGCGACCACGGCGACTACGTCATCGTGCGCAGCTTCGGTGCCCGCGGTCGCGCGCTGCTGGGCGAGCGCGTGCCGTCGAGCTACCCGATCGTCACCGAGCTGAGCCACGAGCGCGTTACCTACACCTTTCCCGACGACGAGCGCTTCGACCACGACATCGAGGGCCGGCTGGGTGTGCAGACCTCGGCGGCCTTCGCGTTGGATCCCGACCGCGAGTACATCGCGGCCTTCGGGGTGGACGAGGGCGCCGACGTCAACGAGGTCATGCTCACCCTGAACACGCTGCGCTACGCGATCGCGCACCGGCTGAAGGAGCTGAGCCTCGAGGGGCAGATCCGAGAGGCCAAGGACATCCAGCTCAGCCTGTTGCCGCGGACCGCGCCGCCCTTCGAGGGATACGAGCTCGCCGGACTGTCGGAGCCGGCCGAGACCGTCGGCGGCGACATCTACGACTTCCTCCCGGTGGGCGGACACCTCATGGGCGTGGCGTTGGGCGACGCCTCGGGGCACGGACTGCCCGCGGCTCTGCAGGCACGCGACGTGGTCACGGGTCTGCGCATGGGCGTGGAGAAGGACCTGAAGGTCGCTTCGGTCATCCAGCGGCTGAACCGCGTGATCCACCGGAGCGGCCTGACGAGCCGGTTCGTCAGTCTGCTCTACGGCGAGCTCGAGCCGAGCGGGAACTTCGTGTACGTCAATGCCGGGCACGATCCCGGCCTGCTGTTGCGGACCGACGGGCGGACCGAGCAACTCCGGAGCACCGGAATCGTCATGGGTCCCCTGGCCGACGCCGAGTACCGCCGCGAGCTGGTCCACATGGATCCCGGAGACGTCCTGCTGCTGTACACCGACGGGATCGTCGAACGGACCCGGCCGGCCGACGACGAGGAGTTCGGCCTGGAACGGTTCGAGCAGGTCACGCGCCGTGCCCTGGCCGGCGGGGCCCCTCTGAGCGAAATTCCGGGAGAGATCCTGGCGGAGTTGCGTTCCTTCGGGGAGGGACAGCCCTGGTCGGACGACGTCACGCTGGTTCTGATTCGTCGTAACGCATGA
- the ccsA gene encoding cytochrome c biogenesis protein CcsA, producing MEFGQLLPFWGATALYGVSLGFYVQWFRAGAAAVGRRASVALWVAAGTHLLGLALLGFGRGFGPPTGLGESLSLVALSTVLVYLYLEARGNERGLGPFALVLVIAFMVKASTIGPALEVEPLLREHLYGPHASAIILAMSGFAISAVLSVAYLAQYRQLRDKKPGLLMRRLPSLQGLDGMTRRATRLGFVFLTIGMVLGSLLAHRAWGEYWSWDPKQCITLLTWLLYGAAMMLRRRRDWQGERVAASNLVAFSSVVVGILMISWFFDSAHRFGVTAS from the coding sequence GTGGAGTTCGGACAACTCTTGCCGTTCTGGGGTGCAACAGCTCTCTACGGAGTCTCGCTCGGGTTCTACGTCCAGTGGTTCCGGGCGGGCGCGGCGGCAGTGGGTCGGCGCGCGAGCGTCGCTCTCTGGGTGGCCGCCGGGACGCACCTCCTCGGACTCGCTCTGCTGGGCTTCGGGCGGGGCTTCGGCCCGCCGACGGGACTGGGCGAATCGCTTTCGCTCGTCGCGTTGTCCACGGTGCTGGTCTATCTGTACCTCGAGGCACGGGGCAACGAGCGGGGTCTCGGCCCCTTCGCCCTGGTGCTGGTGATCGCGTTCATGGTGAAGGCGAGCACGATCGGTCCGGCCCTCGAGGTCGAACCCCTGCTGCGCGAACATCTCTACGGTCCGCACGCCTCGGCGATCATCCTGGCCATGAGTGGCTTCGCGATCAGCGCCGTGCTGTCGGTCGCCTACCTGGCCCAGTACCGTCAGCTCCGCGACAAGAAGCCCGGTCTCCTGATGCGGCGGCTCCCGTCGCTGCAGGGGCTCGACGGCATGACGCGTCGCGCCACCCGCCTCGGCTTCGTCTTCCTGACCATCGGAATGGTGCTCGGCTCGCTGCTCGCCCATCGCGCCTGGGGCGAGTACTGGAGCTGGGACCCGAAGCAGTGCATCACGCTGCTCACCTGGTTGCTCTACGGCGCCGCCATGATGCTGCGACGCCGGCGCGACTGGCAGGGCGAAAGGGTCGCCGCGAGCAATCTGGTGGCATTCTCGTCGGTCGTCGTCGGGATCCTGATGATCTCCTGGTTCTTCGACTCGGCGCACAGATTCGGGGTGACGGCTTCGTGA
- the hemA gene encoding glutamyl-tRNA reductase, with protein MLGQNHRTAPVELREKLAVTPEKRDALAEMLMCDRFITESAVLSTCNRMEVYAVSDDPHRGRARIDGMLAELHGVSSSSWTDTLYFREEDDAVRHLFRVASGLDSMVLGEGQILAQVRDAHDWAKDHALSREVLHRAFDEAVACGKRVRTDTQISEGAVSVASAAVSLSRKIFDDLAGQSVLLIGAGDTGARTARHLQMFGVRDLRVCNRTRSRAETLAHELNASVVPWDQLDDHLSEVGIVVTAVHSPEPVLTESRVKAALKEAGRRTLFVIDLAVPRNVHADVAKIPGLFVYDVDDLQKLVLDDEDSRRAEALKAEEIVDDQVRHFVQWYRARAAVPTLNDLRMQLECVRQAEVEAIRNKLGDDADLELVDRVTRRLLNKVLHCPTTELKRRVLESDPDQQLRDFRSLFGLEPRERG; from the coding sequence ATGCTCGGACAGAACCATCGTACCGCACCAGTCGAGTTGCGCGAGAAGCTCGCGGTGACGCCGGAGAAGCGTGACGCGCTGGCCGAGATGCTCATGTGCGACCGCTTCATCACCGAGAGCGCGGTGCTGTCGACCTGCAATCGCATGGAGGTCTACGCGGTCAGCGACGACCCCCATCGGGGCCGGGCGCGGATCGACGGCATGCTCGCCGAACTGCACGGCGTGTCGTCGAGCAGCTGGACCGACACCCTGTACTTCCGCGAGGAGGACGACGCCGTTCGTCATCTCTTCCGCGTGGCGAGCGGGCTCGACTCGATGGTGCTGGGTGAGGGTCAGATCCTGGCCCAGGTCCGCGACGCACACGATTGGGCGAAGGACCACGCCCTGTCGCGCGAGGTCCTGCACCGGGCCTTCGACGAGGCCGTGGCCTGCGGCAAGCGCGTGCGCACCGACACGCAGATCAGCGAGGGGGCGGTGTCGGTCGCGTCGGCCGCCGTCAGCCTGTCGCGAAAGATCTTCGACGACCTGGCCGGTCAGTCCGTACTGCTGATCGGCGCCGGCGACACCGGAGCCCGCACGGCGCGTCATCTCCAGATGTTCGGCGTGCGTGACCTGCGGGTGTGCAACCGCACCCGTTCACGGGCGGAGACCCTGGCCCACGAGTTGAACGCCTCGGTCGTGCCCTGGGACCAGCTCGACGACCACCTGAGCGAGGTCGGCATCGTGGTCACGGCCGTCCATTCGCCGGAGCCCGTGCTGACGGAGTCCCGTGTGAAGGCCGCCCTGAAGGAGGCCGGCCGGCGCACGCTGTTCGTGATCGACCTCGCGGTTCCCCGCAACGTGCACGCCGACGTGGCGAAGATCCCCGGCCTGTTCGTCTACGACGTCGACGATCTGCAGAAGCTGGTGCTCGACGACGAGGACAGCCGTCGTGCCGAGGCGCTGAAGGCCGAGGAGATCGTCGACGACCAGGTCCGTCACTTCGTGCAGTGGTATCGCGCTCGCGCCGCCGTGCCCACGCTGAACGATCTGCGCATGCAGCTCGAGTGCGTGCGCCAGGCCGAGGTCGAGGCGATCCGCAACAAGCTGGGCGACGACGCCGATCTCGAGCTCGTCGACCGGGTCACGCGTCGCCTGTTGAACAAGGTGCTGCACTGCCCGACCACCGAGCTCAAGCGCCGCGTCCTCGAGAGTGATCCCGACCAGCAGCTACGAGACTTCCGCTCCCTCTTCGGTCTGGAGCCGCGGGAGCGCGGGTGA
- a CDS encoding uroporphyrinogen-III synthase, whose amino-acid sequence MSAPLAGLRVWLTRPEPHDTASAVAWSDRGADVVLAPTVAIEPRALDDHDRARIAALDSPWIVLPSPRAVDNLARTLGVRGSDGAAWPVAAIGEATADAVRDAGFDLRFVGAHATGEAFARELLEVNDAPRDFVLASSDRRREALGRVLRGAGRSVVDVVVHRTAVLDGVPEPVRPALGSLDVVAFYSPSAVQFVATLDAEARGHVTGAAAACMGSTTAGAAREAGFKTALAPGAPGEPAMLDLVAEWRRSRR is encoded by the coding sequence GTGAGTGCCCCGCTCGCCGGACTGCGCGTCTGGCTGACCCGCCCCGAACCGCACGACACCGCCTCGGCCGTCGCATGGAGCGACCGCGGGGCCGACGTGGTGCTCGCACCGACCGTCGCGATCGAACCGCGTGCACTCGACGACCACGATCGCGCGCGCATCGCGGCGCTGGACTCTCCCTGGATCGTCCTTCCCAGTCCCCGCGCGGTGGACAACCTGGCCCGGACACTCGGCGTTCGAGGGTCTGACGGAGCGGCATGGCCCGTCGCGGCGATCGGCGAGGCCACGGCGGACGCCGTACGCGACGCCGGCTTCGACCTGCGCTTCGTCGGCGCGCACGCCACGGGAGAGGCCTTCGCCCGCGAGCTCCTGGAGGTGAACGACGCACCGCGGGACTTCGTCCTCGCGAGCAGTGACCGCCGGCGTGAGGCGCTCGGCCGCGTGCTGCGGGGGGCGGGCCGGTCGGTGGTCGACGTGGTCGTCCATCGGACCGCGGTCCTCGATGGGGTGCCGGAGCCAGTACGACCCGCGCTGGGTTCGCTGGACGTGGTCGCATTCTACAGTCCGTCGGCGGTGCAGTTCGTCGCCACCCTCGATGCGGAAGCGCGGGGGCACGTCACCGGCGCGGCGGCTGCCTGCATGGGATCGACGACGGCGGGCGCGGCACGGGAGGCCGGCTTCAAGACGGCGTTGGCCCCCGGCGCCCCGGGGGAGCCCGCGATGCTCGACCTGGTGGCGGAGTGGCGACGGAGCCGTCGCTGA
- a CDS encoding metallophosphoesterase family protein yields MSDLMTLPGNHRRLAVFGGVYSNHRALDAVLTDAADWGADRVLCLGDVGGFGPHPDHSADRLREDGIVVLQGNYDDSVGHGLEDCQCGYSDPRDEHFARISYAYTLENTGDENRRWMRSLPRHVRLRLGGLRVLCAHGSPRRVNEFLWESTTPEGFVERLLAEHEADLILVTHTGLHWSRMLAGDPGRGLVNVGAIGRPANDGDPAVWYARIEVPVDDGARVRPRVEFRRVEYDHEALAREMRDERLPREFVETIETGWWTSCLEVLPQKERARGRF; encoded by the coding sequence GTGTCGGACCTGATGACGCTGCCCGGGAACCATCGACGGCTCGCCGTCTTCGGCGGGGTCTACAGCAACCACCGGGCCCTCGACGCCGTCCTCACGGATGCCGCGGACTGGGGAGCCGACCGGGTGCTGTGCCTGGGTGACGTGGGCGGCTTCGGTCCCCACCCCGACCACTCCGCCGATCGACTGCGCGAAGACGGCATCGTCGTGCTGCAGGGCAACTACGACGACAGCGTGGGCCACGGACTCGAGGATTGCCAGTGTGGATACTCCGACCCCCGGGACGAGCACTTCGCCCGTATCAGCTACGCCTACACGCTGGAGAACACCGGTGACGAGAACCGCCGCTGGATGCGGAGCCTTCCCCGACACGTCCGCCTACGGCTGGGAGGACTCCGTGTCCTGTGCGCCCACGGATCACCGCGTCGCGTGAACGAGTTCCTGTGGGAGTCGACGACACCGGAGGGATTCGTGGAACGGCTGCTCGCCGAACACGAAGCAGACCTGATCCTGGTGACGCACACCGGTCTCCACTGGAGCCGCATGCTGGCCGGCGATCCGGGTCGTGGGCTGGTGAACGTGGGAGCCATCGGGCGCCCCGCGAACGACGGCGATCCCGCCGTGTGGTACGCACGCATCGAGGTCCCGGTGGACGACGGAGCCCGCGTTCGGCCCCGGGTCGAGTTCCGGCGCGTGGAGTACGACCACGAAGCCCTGGCCCGCGAGATGCGCGACGAACGATTGCCGCGCGAATTCGTCGAGACGATCGAGACCGGTTGGTGGACGAGTTGCCTCGAGGTCCTTCCACAGAAGGAGAGGGCCCGGGGACGGTTCTGA
- a CDS encoding radical SAM protein: protein MLDFVGLDVLWLQVTGTVCNLACTHCFITCGPKNDSHPVMATDDVLSSLARAEREGVKELYFTGGEPFLHPDILLLIERALAVAPLSVLTNGVLIDPPMARRLHELSEASAYSLELRVSVDGTTPEENDPVRGRGTYHAIMRGARCLVDAGLLPVFTVTTVHAVYDRSDGREAFLDHLRHLGFTRPRVKFIPPFDIGRQARRSSRSGDRTTTSGVADEVREDSRYLRPDDLHEGEEWVLQCGSCRTVTARGVYPCPILIEEDGARMSDDLDETFVPIELNHSACTTCHLEGFSCRT, encoded by the coding sequence GTGCTCGACTTCGTGGGGCTCGACGTGCTCTGGCTGCAGGTCACGGGGACCGTGTGCAATCTCGCCTGTACGCACTGCTTCATCACCTGCGGGCCGAAGAACGACTCCCACCCGGTGATGGCGACCGACGACGTGCTCTCGAGTCTGGCGCGCGCCGAACGCGAAGGCGTCAAGGAACTCTACTTCACGGGCGGTGAGCCCTTCCTCCATCCGGACATCCTGCTCCTGATCGAGCGTGCGCTCGCCGTGGCACCGCTCTCCGTACTCACCAACGGGGTCCTGATCGACCCACCCATGGCCCGGCGACTCCACGAGCTCTCGGAAGCGAGCGCCTACTCGCTCGAGTTGAGGGTGAGCGTCGATGGCACCACCCCCGAGGAGAACGACCCGGTGCGGGGCCGTGGTACCTACCACGCGATCATGCGAGGAGCGCGGTGTCTGGTCGATGCCGGGCTCCTGCCCGTGTTCACCGTGACGACCGTTCACGCGGTCTACGACCGGAGCGACGGACGCGAGGCCTTCCTCGACCACCTCCGGCACCTCGGGTTCACACGTCCCCGTGTGAAGTTCATCCCGCCCTTCGACATCGGACGGCAGGCCCGCCGCTCGTCCCGATCCGGGGACCGCACGACCACGAGCGGTGTCGCGGACGAGGTCCGCGAAGACTCCCGCTACCTGCGTCCCGACGATCTGCACGAAGGAGAGGAATGGGTTCTGCAGTGCGGGAGTTGCCGCACGGTCACGGCCCGTGGAGTGTACCCCTGCCCGATCCTGATCGAAGAGGACGGAGCGCGCATGTCCGACGACCTCGACGAGACCTTCGTCCCCATCGAACTCAACCACTCGGCCTGCACGACGTGTCACCTGGAGGGATTCTCGTGTCGGACCTGA
- a CDS encoding serine/threonine-protein kinase yields MDAERYRRVKSVLLEALEQPATARPGFLAARCGDDDELRREVEELLAQEESDHAILDEGVLGAGTRGHLRATIDQLGDGVAVPEVIGPYAIVGVLGEGGMGMVYHGRQSEPVARDVAVKVLRPGLDGRRVLARFEWERKALARLDHPNIARVLDAGTDDATQRPYVALPLIEGETITAYCDTADLSLEVRLQLFLRVCRAVEHAHARGVLHRDLKPGNVLVQEIDGEAVPAVIDFGIAKALDTDTTGIDATMTVEGQRIGTPAYMSPEQLHGDPGSADVRTDVYALGVILWEMLTGVHPFGEAVESVTRALQAGREPTALAPPSRAPTVDTGTVERWRRRLRGDLDTICLRAVEFDRTRRYASAAHLADDVQRFLEGRPILARPDSFTYRLEKSMRRHPVVTTAVAGAIAVLLTGAGLLVVNAQRLGVERDRAVAAEHRARAEAEQARAISTFLTELFTEVDPVSGDAADLSARELLRQGARRARVDLAGQPELRGPLLNTIGFVHHQLGLYATAETLLVDAIDDLQVVGDARGDSLTMEAYRSLAVNLHDQGRYAEGEAAAREALAIHDRLYPRSKPSYAVILSDLAVDVQAQGRLEEAVDLLKQALALQEAAEDPRIGEIAWTRGTIGYVISKMDRMEESEEWLRSAYELFVTQPEDEQNPWELVYHLNNLGGVNSRLGNYEEAQPYLRRALEVSREMHGDDHAVVGRAYSMLGTAHLRAGDTDVAAPLVEKGLEVTLRAVGPDHMLTSRVLGSVVALRRAQGRFDDAVVHAREAHRIRRDVLGEDHQLFADVQFQLAECLLDVGDATEALVLVDSALSTYRAEREPTHARILELRTLRAGALDALGRDAAAASELEGLIDDLAARHGADDDWTRRAEELALRVGATTAGGSDPR; encoded by the coding sequence ATGGACGCGGAACGCTATCGGCGCGTCAAGTCCGTCCTGCTCGAGGCTCTCGAGCAGCCGGCGACTGCGCGGCCGGGCTTCCTCGCCGCCCGGTGCGGAGACGACGACGAGCTCCGCCGTGAGGTCGAGGAGCTTTTGGCGCAGGAGGAGTCCGACCACGCGATCCTCGACGAGGGCGTGCTCGGCGCCGGGACCCGTGGGCATCTGCGCGCCACGATCGATCAGCTGGGTGACGGTGTCGCCGTGCCCGAAGTGATCGGTCCGTACGCCATCGTCGGTGTTCTCGGCGAGGGCGGCATGGGCATGGTCTACCACGGCCGGCAGTCCGAGCCCGTCGCCCGCGACGTCGCGGTCAAGGTCCTCCGCCCGGGCCTCGACGGCCGCCGCGTGCTCGCCCGCTTCGAGTGGGAGCGCAAGGCGCTCGCCCGGCTGGACCATCCGAACATCGCGCGTGTGCTCGACGCAGGCACCGACGACGCCACGCAACGCCCGTACGTCGCGCTGCCGCTGATCGAGGGCGAGACCATCACCGCGTACTGTGACACGGCGGATCTCTCGCTGGAGGTGCGGCTGCAACTCTTCCTGCGGGTCTGCCGCGCCGTCGAGCACGCCCACGCGCGGGGTGTCCTGCATCGCGACCTGAAGCCGGGCAACGTGCTCGTGCAGGAGATCGACGGTGAGGCGGTCCCCGCGGTGATCGACTTCGGGATCGCCAAGGCCCTCGACACCGACACCACCGGCATCGACGCGACGATGACGGTCGAGGGACAGCGCATCGGCACTCCGGCCTACATGAGTCCGGAACAGCTCCACGGCGATCCCGGTTCGGCCGATGTCCGAACGGACGTGTACGCGCTGGGCGTGATCCTCTGGGAGATGCTCACCGGAGTCCACCCGTTCGGCGAGGCGGTCGAGTCGGTCACCCGGGCGCTGCAGGCCGGTCGCGAACCGACGGCGCTGGCTCCACCCTCGCGTGCTCCGACCGTCGACACGGGAACCGTCGAGCGCTGGCGCCGTCGCCTGCGGGGGGACCTCGACACGATCTGTCTGCGGGCCGTCGAGTTCGATCGCACACGGCGCTACGCGTCGGCCGCCCACCTCGCCGATGACGTCCAGCGCTTCCTCGAGGGTCGCCCGATCCTGGCGCGACCGGACTCGTTCACCTACCGCCTCGAGAAGTCGATGCGTCGTCATCCCGTGGTGACGACCGCCGTGGCCGGTGCGATCGCGGTCCTGCTCACCGGGGCGGGTCTGCTCGTTGTGAACGCGCAGCGTCTCGGCGTGGAACGCGATCGCGCGGTGGCTGCCGAGCACCGGGCCCGTGCCGAGGCGGAGCAGGCCCGTGCGATCTCGACCTTCCTGACCGAGCTGTTCACCGAGGTCGACCCCGTGAGCGGCGACGCCGCCGATCTCAGCGCGCGCGAGCTGCTCCGGCAGGGCGCACGGCGGGCACGGGTGGACCTCGCCGGTCAGCCCGAGCTGCGCGGGCCGCTGCTCAACACGATCGGCTTCGTGCACCACCAGCTGGGCCTCTACGCCACCGCCGAGACCCTTCTCGTCGACGCGATCGACGACCTGCAGGTTGTCGGGGATGCGCGCGGCGACTCGTTGACGATGGAAGCCTACCGGTCGTTGGCGGTCAACCTGCACGACCAGGGTCGCTACGCCGAGGGAGAGGCCGCCGCGCGCGAGGCCCTGGCCATCCACGATCGCCTGTACCCACGATCGAAGCCGAGCTACGCGGTCATCCTCAGTGACCTCGCGGTCGACGTGCAGGCGCAGGGGCGACTCGAGGAGGCGGTCGACCTCCTGAAGCAGGCGTTGGCGTTGCAGGAAGCCGCCGAGGATCCCCGCATCGGCGAGATCGCATGGACGCGGGGAACGATCGGCTACGTGATCAGCAAGATGGACCGCATGGAGGAATCGGAGGAATGGCTGCGCTCGGCCTACGAGCTGTTCGTGACGCAGCCGGAGGACGAGCAGAACCCCTGGGAGCTCGTGTACCACCTGAACAACCTCGGCGGTGTGAACTCGCGTCTCGGGAACTACGAGGAGGCCCAGCCCTATCTACGGCGCGCACTCGAGGTGAGTCGCGAGATGCACGGCGACGACCACGCCGTGGTCGGTCGGGCCTATTCCATGCTCGGAACCGCGCATCTGCGAGCGGGTGACACCGACGTCGCCGCGCCCCTCGTCGAGAAGGGCTTGGAGGTCACGCTGCGCGCGGTCGGTCCCGACCACATGCTCACCAGTCGCGTGCTCGGGTCGGTCGTCGCATTGCGACGGGCGCAGGGTCGTTTCGACGATGCCGTGGTCCACGCACGCGAGGCGCACCGGATCCGGCGCGACGTGCTCGGCGAGGACCATCAGCTCTTCGCCGACGTCCAGTTCCAGCTCGCCGAGTGTCTCCTCGACGTGGGGGACGCCACCGAAGCGCTCGTGTTGGTCGACTCCGCGCTCTCGACCTATCGCGCGGAGCGCGAACCGACCCACGCACGGATCCTCGAGCTGCGAACCCTGCGCGCGGGAGCACTGGACGCGCTGGGGCGCGATGCCGCGGCGGCCTCGGAGCTCGAGGGACTGATCGACGACCTGGCGGCCCGTCACGGGGCGGACGACGACTGGACGCGACGAGCCGAGGAGCTGGCGCTGCGCGTCGGAGCCACCACCGCCGGAGGGTCCGACCCTCGCTGA